A part of Homalodisca vitripennis isolate AUS2020 unplaced genomic scaffold, UT_GWSS_2.1 ScUCBcl_14560;HRSCAF=25365, whole genome shotgun sequence genomic DNA contains:
- the LOC124375169 gene encoding 39S ribosomal protein L17, mitochondrial encodes MPQAEVSKLVSQLRIKVNPTYRRLKNPRGPQGRHEIIQNILTGLFKYERIELIYTKADEARGYAERLISEAIRNGDCHKPTMELADYWLKEKQVVHKLFKVLVPRYQNYNMSYTRVHKVTGQYPDGRYPRTLLELRGNPFPRLTQDQSSNRNLIHNVLFDEAKKEYRAQKYAEIAEQLSAPESPSDSKPVTDT; translated from the exons ATGCCTCAGGCTGAGGTTTCCAAACTAGTGTCACAGTTAAGAATTAAAGTTAATCCTACATATAGGAGATTAAAGAATCCAAGAGGGCCTCAAGGTAGACatgaaattatacaaaacattttaactgGATTGTTCAAGTATGAGAGAATAGAACTAATCTATACTAAAGCAGATGAAGCTAGAGGTTATGCTGAAAGG TTAATATCAGAAGCTATTAGAAATGGTGACTGTCACAAACCAACAATGGAGCTCGCAGATTActggttaaaagaaaaacaagttGTCCACAAACTGTTCAAAGTTCTTGTTCCTCGATATCAGAATTATAACATGTCATATACGAGGGTGCACAAAGTTACTGGTCAATATCCTGATGGACGCTATCCTCGAACTTTGTTAGAATTGAGAG GAAATCCATTTCCTCGGCTTACTCAAGACCAGTCAAGCAATCGTAATTTAATCCACAATGTTCTCTTTGATGAGGCTAAAAAGGAGTACAGGGCACAAAAATATGCAGAGATAGCAGAACAACTGTCTGCCCCAGAGAGCCCAAGTGACTCAAAACCTGTAACAGACACGTAG